One Bacillus spongiae DNA window includes the following coding sequences:
- a CDS encoding penicillin-binding protein 2: protein MRLPKQKKRKKNNHIFNRMNLLFFVVFILFTALILRLGVVQIVKGEGYEREVERTEEVVVSTSVPRGKMYDRNGKVIVDNTPLLAITYTKSQTTKTTDIIEIARKLATMIEKNTDKVTDRDREDFLLLTEQITIDEKVPEEEQAKILTNEKIEDPDKEIYNLARERMTEAELNSISASELEVLAIFREMNGGYALSPQVIKVGEGDDESTFVTDEEFAVVSENLASLPGVNTMTDWERAYPYGETLSSILGKITTSREGLPNDNLDYYLARGYSRNDRVGKSFIEYQYEDVLKGQKEKYKSITDKEGNVLQTELVQEGQRGQDLVLSLDIELQEAVDQIVEDELIRIKEAGVHPLMDRIFFTMMDPFTGEILAMSGKQWVDGEIVDYAMGTYTSAHEIGSAVKGATVLSGYMADVLIPGETLFDEPLTFKDTPTKNSWFNPYGGYEKAWMDEKFALEKSSNSFMYKIALRLAEETYEGSGTSLGFVPDDFSTLRNYYSQFGLGVRTEIDLPGEQIGYKQVDRDVLEVEPGKMLDLAIGQYDTYTPMQMLQYVSSIANGGYRIAPKVVKEIHEPNETSDELGPLAYENEPEVLNHLALSSKELEAVQEGFYRVFQGSEGTSSDVFGPNPTRSEYITDYEAAGKTGTAEVVYYGPDRSKWGTETYNYSLIGYAPYDQPEVAFSVITPWASTGSVPSTYTNPNERIAKFALDKYFELKEKGTEENEEREIDQ from the coding sequence TTGAGACTCCCAAAACAAAAAAAGAGAAAAAAGAACAATCATATTTTTAATCGAATGAATTTATTGTTTTTTGTTGTCTTTATCCTATTTACTGCCCTCATTTTACGTTTAGGGGTTGTTCAGATTGTCAAAGGAGAAGGCTATGAACGAGAAGTGGAACGAACGGAGGAGGTTGTTGTAAGTACAAGTGTACCACGTGGTAAGATGTATGATCGCAATGGCAAGGTTATTGTTGATAATACACCACTTCTTGCGATTACGTACACTAAAAGCCAAACAACCAAAACGACTGATATCATAGAAATCGCTAGAAAGCTTGCGACGATGATCGAAAAGAATACAGACAAAGTGACGGATCGGGATCGAGAAGACTTTCTATTATTAACAGAACAGATTACGATTGATGAGAAAGTACCCGAAGAGGAACAGGCCAAAATCCTAACTAATGAAAAAATTGAAGATCCGGATAAGGAAATATACAATCTTGCACGGGAGCGAATGACGGAAGCGGAGTTGAACTCTATTTCTGCGAGCGAATTAGAGGTGTTAGCGATCTTCCGTGAGATGAATGGCGGATATGCCTTATCACCTCAAGTTATAAAGGTTGGAGAAGGGGATGACGAATCGACCTTTGTTACGGATGAAGAATTTGCAGTCGTGAGTGAAAATTTAGCTTCTTTACCTGGGGTTAACACAATGACCGATTGGGAAAGAGCCTATCCTTATGGGGAAACATTAAGCTCGATTCTTGGGAAAATTACAACCTCTCGTGAAGGGTTACCGAACGACAATTTAGATTACTATTTAGCTCGTGGCTATAGTCGAAATGATCGAGTTGGTAAGAGCTTTATTGAATACCAATATGAAGATGTGTTAAAAGGACAAAAGGAAAAATATAAAAGCATAACAGACAAAGAAGGAAATGTCCTGCAAACAGAACTAGTACAAGAAGGGCAACGTGGTCAAGACTTAGTATTATCGCTTGATATTGAATTACAGGAAGCGGTTGATCAAATTGTAGAGGACGAATTAATAAGAATTAAAGAGGCAGGGGTCCATCCATTAATGGATCGAATTTTCTTTACGATGATGGATCCGTTTACAGGTGAAATTCTCGCGATGTCAGGTAAGCAATGGGTAGATGGCGAGATTGTGGATTACGCGATGGGGACATATACGTCCGCTCATGAAATTGGTTCGGCAGTTAAAGGAGCGACCGTGTTATCAGGATATATGGCGGATGTGTTAATACCTGGTGAGACTTTATTTGATGAACCCTTAACGTTTAAAGACACCCCAACTAAGAACTCTTGGTTTAACCCGTATGGTGGGTATGAAAAAGCGTGGATGGATGAAAAATTCGCTCTCGAAAAATCATCCAACTCCTTTATGTACAAAATCGCCTTACGTCTTGCTGAGGAAACGTATGAGGGAAGTGGAACGTCACTCGGTTTTGTTCCAGATGATTTCTCTACGTTACGAAATTATTATAGTCAGTTTGGTCTCGGCGTCCGTACAGAAATCGATTTACCGGGCGAACAAATAGGCTATAAGCAGGTAGATCGGGATGTGTTAGAAGTTGAACCTGGTAAAATGCTGGACTTAGCCATTGGCCAATATGATACGTATACACCAATGCAAATGCTTCAATATGTTTCTTCAATTGCAAATGGAGGTTACCGAATCGCCCCTAAGGTTGTCAAAGAAATTCATGAACCGAATGAAACTTCAGACGAGCTAGGTCCATTAGCATATGAAAATGAACCTGAAGTATTAAACCATTTGGCGCTTTCCTCTAAGGAGTTAGAAGCTGTTCAAGAAGGGTTTTATCGTGTTTTCCAAGGGAGTGAAGGTACTTCAAGTGATGTGTTTGGACCTAATCCTACACGTTCTGAATATATAACAGATTATGAAGCGGCAGGGAAAACGGGGACAGCAGAAGTGGTTTACTACGGTCCTGACCGGTCGAAATGGGGTACGGAAACGTACAATTATTCCTTAATCGGCTACGCTCCGTACGATCAGCCAGAAGTGGCATTTTCTGTCATCACACCTTGGGCGAGTACAGGCTCTGTACCATCCACCTATACGAATCCAAATGAGCGTATTGCTAAGTTTGCTTTAGATAAGTATTTTGAATTGAAAGAAAAAGGGACAGAAGAAAACGAAGAACGAGAAATTGATCAATAA
- a CDS encoding phosphate ABC transporter substrate-binding protein PstS family protein, which translates to MKSLKQLLATAAVGSALLLGACGSDETKKDADSDQAAELQGEVNIDGSSTVYPIMEAIAEEYMMEQPKVNVTVGFSGTGGGFEKFIAGDTVISNASRPIKDKEVEKLEAEGIDFTEFKIANDGLSIVVNTDNDFVDYLTVDELKKMWVQDGTTKTWADIREGWPKEEIKFFSPGTDSGTFDYFNEVILEDEPMAESATLSEDDNVLVQGVTGDTNAVGYFGYAYYLENKDKLKVVPIDNGNGPVEPTNETVETGEYAPLSRPLYIYVKNDAVADEESVYDYMKFAVENAGDLAEEVGYVRLPQEDYDEAFETVEGLR; encoded by the coding sequence ATGAAAAGCTTAAAACAATTATTAGCTACTGCAGCCGTTGGTTCAGCTCTATTATTAGGTGCCTGTGGATCAGATGAAACTAAAAAAGATGCAGACAGTGATCAAGCAGCAGAACTTCAAGGTGAAGTGAACATCGACGGTTCTTCTACAGTATATCCAATCATGGAAGCCATCGCTGAGGAATATATGATGGAGCAACCAAAAGTGAATGTTACAGTCGGATTCTCTGGCACAGGTGGTGGATTTGAGAAATTCATCGCGGGTGACACAGTGATTTCTAATGCTTCTCGTCCGATTAAAGATAAAGAAGTGGAGAAATTAGAAGCTGAAGGAATTGACTTTACAGAATTTAAAATTGCAAACGACGGTCTTTCAATCGTCGTCAATACGGATAATGACTTTGTTGATTACTTGACGGTTGATGAACTCAAGAAAATGTGGGTCCAAGACGGAACAACAAAAACATGGGCTGACATCCGTGAAGGGTGGCCGAAGGAAGAAATCAAATTCTTTTCACCTGGAACAGATTCAGGGACATTTGATTATTTTAATGAAGTCATTCTTGAAGATGAGCCGATGGCAGAATCAGCAACACTTTCAGAAGATGATAATGTACTCGTTCAAGGGGTAACAGGAGACACAAACGCAGTTGGATATTTTGGTTATGCATACTATTTGGAAAATAAAGATAAGTTAAAGGTCGTTCCAATTGACAATGGTAACGGACCTGTTGAACCAACAAATGAAACAGTTGAAACTGGCGAATATGCTCCACTTTCTCGCCCGCTATACATTTATGTAAAGAATGATGCGGTTGCAGATGAAGAGTCAGTTTATGATTATATGAAATTTGCAGTTGAAAATGCGGGCGATTTAGCAGAAGAAGTGGGGTATGTCCGCTTACCACAAGAAGATTATGACGAAGCGTTCGAAACGGTTGAGGGTTTACGTTAG
- the pstC gene encoding phosphate ABC transporter permease subunit PstC, giving the protein MAASTKKLTVQEMIEAKSQKSSSQTMEKIVPVVLFLLTSVSVLTTLGILFTLLFETFTFFSKVSIWEFITEKKWYPFVEASASYGVMPLIMGTLKITVIATVVAVPIGLGAAIYLSEYASDRTRRIIKPVLEVLAGVPTIVYGFFALTFVTPVLQKIIPDLSIFNALSPGIVVGIMIIPMIASLSEDAMSSVPNTMREGALGLGSTKLEVTLKVVLPAAISGIVASIVLAISRAIGETMIVTVAGGSTPNLDWNVTESIQTMTAYIVQVSTGDAGYGTTIYYSIYAVGFTLFLFTLIMNMLAQYISKRFREEY; this is encoded by the coding sequence ATGGCTGCTTCTACTAAAAAATTGACAGTTCAAGAAATGATTGAAGCGAAAAGTCAAAAGAGTTCATCGCAGACGATGGAAAAAATTGTCCCAGTAGTATTATTTCTGTTAACATCTGTTTCTGTATTAACAACACTGGGCATTTTATTTACATTATTATTTGAGACATTTACGTTTTTCTCCAAGGTTTCAATATGGGAGTTTATTACCGAGAAAAAATGGTATCCTTTCGTTGAAGCAAGCGCGTCATACGGGGTCATGCCGCTTATAATGGGGACATTAAAAATTACGGTCATTGCAACTGTTGTAGCTGTTCCGATTGGTCTAGGTGCAGCCATCTATTTGAGTGAATATGCTTCCGATAGAACTAGAAGAATTATTAAACCGGTACTTGAAGTGCTGGCGGGTGTACCGACGATTGTTTATGGTTTTTTCGCCTTAACATTTGTCACGCCAGTATTGCAAAAGATTATCCCAGATTTATCAATATTTAATGCTCTTAGCCCTGGTATCGTAGTGGGGATTATGATTATTCCGATGATTGCATCGTTATCGGAGGATGCGATGTCATCTGTTCCTAATACGATGCGAGAAGGTGCACTAGGACTAGGCTCCACGAAGTTAGAAGTGACGTTAAAAGTAGTGCTACCAGCAGCCATCTCCGGAATTGTGGCGTCAATCGTTCTCGCGATTTCCCGAGCAATTGGAGAAACGATGATAGTGACAGTTGCGGGTGGATCTACGCCAAACTTAGATTGGAACGTCACGGAATCGATTCAGACGATGACAGCATATATTGTTCAGGTAAGTACTGGGGATGCTGGTTATGGAACGACCATTTATTACAGTATTTATGCTGTAGGGTTTACATTGTTTTTATTCACCTTAATCATGAACATGCTAGCACAGTACATTTCCAAACGCTTTAGGGAGGAATATTAA
- the pstA gene encoding phosphate ABC transporter permease PstA, which produces MKHIDQQVVTAKMSSRLRKNALFKGIFIAATSFGLIVLAILIFRILTQGIGYLDWDFFTNFASRRPENAGIKAAIIGSIWLMAVVTPVSMILGVATAVYLEEYATKNRINTFIQINISNLAGVPSVVFGLLGLTIFVRTLNLQISILAAGLTMSLLILPVIIVASQEAVRAVPGELREASYGMGATKWQTILRVVLPAAIPGILTGTILAISRAIGETAPLVVIGIPTFIAFLPTGVLDKFTALPMQIYNWTSRPQEEFHALAATGIIVLLGLLIVMNSIAVLIRNKFQKRY; this is translated from the coding sequence ATGAAGCATATAGATCAGCAAGTCGTTACAGCTAAAATGTCTTCCCGACTTAGAAAAAATGCGTTGTTTAAAGGAATATTTATCGCAGCAACATCTTTCGGATTAATTGTTCTAGCTATATTAATCTTTCGGATATTGACTCAAGGAATTGGTTATTTAGATTGGGATTTCTTCACAAACTTTGCATCTCGCCGACCAGAAAATGCAGGAATAAAAGCGGCGATTATTGGATCAATTTGGTTGATGGCCGTTGTAACACCCGTTTCGATGATTTTAGGCGTGGCTACGGCTGTCTATTTAGAAGAATATGCTACTAAGAATCGAATTAATACGTTTATACAAATCAATATATCAAACCTAGCTGGGGTGCCTTCTGTTGTATTTGGGTTGTTAGGTTTAACAATTTTTGTACGGACATTAAATCTTCAAATTAGTATTTTAGCTGCAGGATTGACTATGAGTTTATTAATCTTGCCGGTGATTATAGTGGCCTCTCAGGAAGCGGTTCGTGCTGTTCCAGGTGAACTGCGTGAAGCTTCTTATGGGATGGGGGCGACAAAATGGCAAACGATACTACGTGTTGTTCTTCCGGCAGCGATTCCAGGAATTTTAACCGGTACGATTCTGGCGATTTCTCGAGCAATTGGAGAGACGGCGCCACTTGTTGTCATTGGAATCCCAACATTTATTGCTTTTCTGCCAACAGGTGTATTGGATAAATTCACGGCTTTACCGATGCAGATTTACAACTGGACCAGTCGCCCACAAGAAGAATTTCACGCATTGGCAGCGACAGGGATTATCGTGTTATTAGGACTTCTTATTGTCATGAACTCAATCGCCGTTCTTATTCGAAATAAATTTCAAAAACGTTATTAA
- the pstB gene encoding phosphate ABC transporter ATP-binding protein PstB: MEITLASKTLDKMTTNSVEKKPVYETKQLNLWYGSNHALKNIDLNIMENEVTAIIGPSGCGKSTYIKTLNRMIELVPIVKTSGEILYRDRNIFDQNYRVEQLRTKVGMVFQKPNPFPKSIYENIAYGPKIHGIRNKKVLDEIVEKSLRGAAIWDEVKDRLNENAYGLSGGQQQRICIARCLAIEPDVILMDEPTSALDPISTLKVEELVQELKRDYSIIIVTHNMQQAARISDKTAFFLNGEVVEFDKTDKIFSNPTDKRTEDYISGRFG; the protein is encoded by the coding sequence ATGGAAATCACTTTAGCAAGTAAGACGCTAGACAAAATGACAACAAATTCTGTAGAAAAAAAGCCAGTATATGAAACGAAACAACTTAATTTATGGTATGGAAGTAACCATGCTTTGAAAAATATTGACTTAAATATTATGGAAAATGAAGTGACAGCGATTATCGGTCCATCTGGCTGTGGAAAGTCAACTTATATTAAAACATTAAATCGCATGATTGAGCTTGTACCCATTGTCAAAACGTCAGGAGAAATTTTATATCGAGATCGAAATATTTTTGATCAAAATTATCGTGTTGAACAATTACGCACAAAAGTAGGAATGGTATTTCAAAAGCCAAATCCATTTCCGAAGTCAATCTATGAAAATATTGCATATGGTCCTAAAATACACGGAATTAGAAATAAGAAAGTGCTTGATGAAATTGTTGAGAAGAGTTTACGAGGAGCAGCTATTTGGGATGAAGTAAAGGATCGACTGAATGAAAATGCTTATGGCTTATCGGGTGGGCAACAACAGCGTATTTGTATTGCGAGGTGTCTTGCCATTGAACCTGATGTCATCCTAATGGATGAACCAACATCTGCTCTTGACCCAATTTCGACTTTGAAAGTAGAAGAGCTTGTTCAAGAGTTGAAGAGAGATTATAGCATTATCATCGTAACGCACAATATGCAGCAAGCAGCACGAATTTCTGATAAAACAGCTTTCTTCTTAAATGGAGAAGTAGTTGAATTTGACAAGACGGATAAAATATTTTCAAATCCTACTGATAAAAGAACAGAAGACTATATTTCAGGCCGCTTCGGTTAA
- the phoU gene encoding phosphate signaling complex protein PhoU encodes MVLREMFESHLEELKSKLMELGLLCEKALKDALKALEEQDVERALEIMDEDRIANVLEEEINDLAILLIAKQQPVATDLRRIIAAIKIASDLERIGDFAVNIAKSTIRIGQQQTLPCLDKIKTMHTYTSEMIELVLQAYTEEDVVKAKKIADLDDQIDDLYGEIIRELLSLNVNDPSKTPQIMQLSFICRYLERAADHVTNIAEHTFYLVKGRRYDLND; translated from the coding sequence ATGGTCTTACGAGAAATGTTTGAATCTCATTTAGAAGAATTAAAATCTAAGCTGATGGAGCTTGGATTGCTGTGTGAAAAAGCTCTTAAAGATGCTCTTAAAGCACTTGAAGAGCAAGATGTGGAGCGTGCACTTGAAATAATGGATGAAGATCGTATCGCCAATGTACTTGAAGAAGAGATTAATGATTTAGCGATTCTCTTAATTGCAAAGCAACAGCCTGTTGCCACGGATTTAAGAAGAATCATTGCAGCGATCAAAATAGCTTCTGATCTTGAAAGAATAGGAGATTTTGCCGTTAATATTGCTAAATCTACCATTCGAATTGGACAACAACAAACGCTGCCATGTCTCGATAAAATTAAAACAATGCATACCTACACATCTGAAATGATAGAGCTTGTCTTACAAGCGTATACGGAAGAAGATGTGGTGAAGGCAAAGAAAATTGCGGATCTTGATGATCAAATTGATGACCTTTACGGGGAAATTATTCGTGAGTTATTGTCCTTAAATGTTAATGATCCGAGTAAAACACCTCAAATTATGCAGCTTTCCTTTATTTGCCGTTATTTAGAACGCGCAGCAGATCATGTAACGAACATAGCTGAGCATACTTTCTATTTAGTAAAAGGCCGTCGGTACGATTTAAATGATTAA
- a CDS encoding DUF4912 domain-containing protein — protein sequence MLEDIIKLREKGLSFRKIAIELNTTVGKVQYRWLKYQKSNEKKAVNKQDNNVAISRKKRKGKVTKIPTLMKKIYPKRQASMALLFSSPTRAYCYWNIDPTILSFKMDKKNPRTLQPILKIYDITSISFNGHNEHQSFTIYLKEGQSDWFISGLKGNRTYCAEYGFLIGDSFFPLIRSNSLHTPRLEDDQFSFNMTDLQQFEKDGLQEPNWVEHVSTYSYYEVKGLKSNE from the coding sequence ATGCTGGAAGATATTATTAAACTACGTGAAAAAGGATTATCTTTTCGTAAAATAGCTATTGAACTAAATACTACGGTTGGAAAAGTTCAATACCGATGGTTAAAATACCAAAAGTCAAATGAAAAAAAGGCAGTGAACAAACAGGATAATAATGTAGCCATCTCTAGAAAGAAACGAAAGGGTAAAGTGACTAAAATACCGACGCTGATGAAGAAAATATACCCGAAACGTCAAGCATCTATGGCACTCCTATTTAGTTCCCCAACTCGAGCCTATTGTTATTGGAACATAGACCCGACTATTTTATCTTTTAAAATGGATAAAAAGAACCCACGGACTCTTCAACCTATTCTAAAAATCTATGACATTACTTCTATCTCTTTTAATGGTCATAATGAACACCAATCTTTTACAATCTATTTAAAGGAAGGGCAAAGTGATTGGTTTATAAGCGGTTTAAAAGGAAATCGAACGTATTGTGCTGAATATGGATTTTTAATAGGGGATAGCTTCTTTCCACTCATCCGATCGAACAGTTTACATACTCCAAGGTTAGAGGATGATCAATTCTCTTTTAATATGACAGACTTACAACAATTTGAAAAAGATGGTTTGCAGGAACCGAATTGGGTTGAGCATGTGAGTACGTATTCTTATTATGAAGTGAAGGGATTGAAATCAAATGAATAG
- a CDS encoding glycosyltransferase translates to MNSLILQPNTNYYSTYLLKEEEREEYLESIVGEYFPLLEWLHSYTGNAKIAFIVKPVLFEWFTTEEFKAQIDQFFTVKRGMNAQYQTYFQLWLKWDKNIIKAFQNFSDKGVLRLIPSTPSDFPLTHIQTKQGMEWQLETTVAYFQKHFSVKPKGIWLPRQAYQPGLDKYLVNFGFQYTFIPYAAFEFAEKDSPVEQYARSPRGLTLIPIRSQLGQERARDSDVYLFPIHGKEVWRPFFEETITTFLTSGRDDCIEVEGWEKVETTLSRMNFCYNGMDIGKPILSDQQLQLCRKGQEIELQMQHMGTTLQQHDVLEHIVLEWMHLLTTISDGRHDQGTCQATDLLVKSFQEGQEEKHFLIHRKEKLLISLPLSKKPRVGIQSASVQVLILSWEYPPNIVGGLSRHVYSLAKNLSRKGVGVVVLTSKSPDTKEYEKMDGVHVYRTGPLHQLEENFLKWIEDLNVSMVRKADELINRHHINIVHAHDWLVGQASQSIKSFYHIPLVTTIHATEHGRNAGIYTEMQQRIHNEESKLINDSNHVIVCSDYMKDELKQLFDVENKTISMIPNGIHLGEVEEMNHMRFHFLENKRFIFSVGRVVREKGFDTLIDAASLLPGDLEIVIAGKGPLLNNYRQTVNDRGLQVKIHFIGFVTDEERNQLLNSCEMAVFPSLYEPFGIVALEAMAAKKPVIAARIGGLKGIIQHEFSGLLYTPGSADELMIEMNKLYQSSSLREKIGQQGFQVARKLFGWERIADQTKQVYEEEALHNKLEGAFL, encoded by the coding sequence ATGAATAGCCTTATCCTTCAACCAAATACAAATTATTATAGCACGTATTTGCTAAAGGAAGAAGAACGAGAAGAGTATTTGGAATCGATTGTAGGAGAATACTTTCCTCTATTAGAGTGGCTTCATTCTTACACAGGAAATGCGAAGATAGCTTTTATTGTTAAGCCGGTTTTATTCGAATGGTTTACGACAGAGGAATTTAAAGCACAAATCGATCAATTCTTTACAGTCAAAAGAGGAATGAATGCTCAATACCAAACATATTTTCAATTATGGTTAAAATGGGATAAAAACATAATTAAAGCGTTTCAGAACTTTTCAGATAAAGGGGTACTTCGGCTAATCCCTTCAACTCCTAGTGACTTTCCTCTTACGCATATACAAACTAAACAAGGAATGGAGTGGCAGCTAGAAACAACGGTTGCATACTTCCAAAAACATTTCTCGGTGAAGCCAAAAGGAATTTGGCTACCTCGTCAAGCTTATCAACCTGGGCTTGACAAGTATTTAGTAAACTTTGGTTTTCAATATACATTTATTCCGTATGCTGCTTTTGAATTTGCTGAAAAAGATTCTCCCGTTGAACAATACGCAAGAAGCCCTAGAGGATTGACTTTAATTCCAATACGTTCACAATTAGGCCAAGAACGGGCGAGGGATAGCGACGTATATTTATTTCCTATTCATGGGAAGGAAGTTTGGCGCCCATTCTTTGAGGAAACGATTACTACGTTTTTAACTTCTGGTCGTGATGATTGTATAGAGGTAGAGGGTTGGGAAAAGGTTGAGACGACCTTAAGCAGGATGAATTTTTGTTACAATGGAATGGACATAGGCAAACCTATTTTGTCAGACCAACAATTACAATTGTGCCGAAAGGGACAAGAAATAGAGCTTCAAATGCAACATATGGGTACCACTCTTCAACAGCATGACGTATTAGAGCATATCGTTTTAGAGTGGATGCATTTATTAACGACAATAAGTGATGGACGTCATGACCAAGGGACATGTCAAGCTACAGACCTTTTAGTAAAGAGCTTTCAGGAAGGGCAGGAGGAAAAGCATTTTTTGATACATCGAAAGGAAAAGCTGCTTATTTCTCTTCCGTTATCAAAGAAACCAAGAGTGGGGATTCAGTCAGCTTCTGTGCAAGTATTAATTCTAAGCTGGGAATACCCACCTAATATAGTGGGTGGCCTATCTCGCCATGTATATTCGTTAGCTAAGAATCTATCTAGAAAAGGTGTAGGGGTTGTTGTATTAACATCTAAATCCCCTGATACAAAGGAATATGAAAAAATGGATGGGGTTCACGTATATCGAACAGGCCCCTTACATCAACTTGAAGAGAATTTTCTAAAGTGGATTGAAGATTTAAATGTTTCGATGGTTCGAAAAGCAGATGAGCTTATCAATCGCCATCATATTAACATTGTTCATGCCCATGACTGGTTAGTTGGTCAAGCATCACAATCCATTAAGTCGTTTTATCATATTCCTTTAGTGACAACGATCCATGCAACTGAGCATGGTAGAAACGCAGGTATTTATACTGAAATGCAACAAAGGATTCATAATGAAGAGAGTAAATTAATCAATGATTCTAATCATGTTATTGTGTGTAGTGATTACATGAAGGATGAATTAAAACAACTGTTTGACGTTGAAAATAAAACGATCAGTATGATTCCTAATGGAATACATTTAGGAGAAGTTGAAGAAATGAATCATATGAGGTTTCATTTCTTAGAAAATAAACGGTTTATCTTTTCAGTAGGAAGAGTGGTTAGGGAAAAGGGGTTTGACACATTAATTGATGCGGCATCCTTATTACCGGGAGACCTTGAAATAGTGATTGCTGGAAAAGGACCTTTATTAAATAACTACAGACAAACAGTTAATGATCGTGGGCTTCAAGTAAAAATACATTTCATTGGGTTTGTAACAGATGAAGAAAGGAATCAGCTGTTGAACTCTTGTGAGATGGCGGTGTTTCCAAGTCTATATGAGCCATTTGGCATCGTTGCGCTAGAGGCAATGGCAGCGAAAAAGCCTGTCATTGCAGCAAGAATTGGCGGCTTAAAAGGGATTATTCAACATGAGTTTTCTGGATTACTGTATACTCCAGGAAGCGCTGATGAATTAATGATAGAAATGAATAAATTATATCAATCATCTAGTCTTCGAGAAAAAATTGGTCAACAAGGGTTTCAAGTTGCTAGAAAACTTTTTGGCTGGGAAAGGATTGCGGATCAAACGAAACAAGTATACGAAGAAGAAGCACTGC